Proteins co-encoded in one Kribbella solani genomic window:
- a CDS encoding DUF2231 domain-containing protein, whose translation MEFQEFTKNSLRAWAFRTGSNGRNVMQTVNGLPAHVLLVHAVVVLLPLSAALLALTALWPAARRRLAGPNLILSLLVVVLVPITTSAGEWLEHRLTPNPLIHKHTELGDTAIYAAIGVAVLALIVWWRQRESTGRTPLRRTFLVPGSSALTAVVTVGAVLVAGAAVYDVVRIGDSGAKASWSDWASQP comes from the coding sequence GTGGAGTTCCAAGAATTCACCAAGAACTCGCTGCGAGCCTGGGCGTTCCGTACCGGATCGAACGGAAGGAACGTGATGCAGACAGTCAACGGCCTCCCCGCCCACGTGCTGCTAGTGCACGCTGTCGTCGTACTGCTCCCGCTATCCGCCGCCTTGCTCGCGCTGACCGCTCTGTGGCCTGCCGCCAGACGCCGACTCGCCGGACCGAACCTGATCTTGTCGCTGCTGGTCGTCGTACTGGTGCCGATCACGACGAGTGCCGGTGAATGGCTGGAGCACCGGCTCACCCCGAACCCGCTGATCCATAAGCACACCGAACTGGGCGACACCGCGATCTACGCGGCGATCGGCGTCGCGGTGCTCGCCCTGATCGTCTGGTGGCGCCAGCGGGAGAGCACCGGCCGGACGCCACTGCGGCGTACGTTCCTGGTCCCCGGCTCGAGTGCGCTGACCGCGGTCGTGACCGTCGGCGCTGTCCTGGTCGCGGGCGCCGCCGTGTACGACGTCGTCCGCATCGGCGACTCCGGGGCCAAGGCCAGCTGGAGCGACTGGGCCTCGCAGCCCTGA
- a CDS encoding universal stress protein — MSAWNRTGPVVVEVDGSAENLRVVDYAAAEALRSGAELVLVAPYSAHAAFDPMTPGYAPKPPAELADAALRAAVAHVRHRNGYGIELAAVAGEGPRGRVLARAARKARMLVVARPRSRGPQRLMHTQAHLTLASRAGCPVVVVPLSWKPSLLDRKVAVGVDGTSLSVEALEFAFAAATVREGGLIVVHAGLPAERPFTEEDPECSWISRAEYMLSETLDPWTSRFPTVKVTRYLTNRPPAAALVHESCDVGLVVVGAHTGPLPIDPVARRSLAAMTCPVAIVPHHPDSAEQARRPASRRTAVAAPLRPAP, encoded by the coding sequence ATGTCTGCTTGGAACCGGACCGGGCCCGTCGTGGTCGAGGTGGACGGCAGCGCGGAGAATTTGCGGGTCGTCGACTACGCCGCGGCCGAGGCGTTACGGTCCGGTGCCGAGCTGGTGCTGGTGGCGCCGTACTCGGCACACGCGGCGTTCGATCCGATGACGCCCGGGTACGCCCCGAAGCCGCCCGCCGAATTGGCCGACGCGGCGTTGCGCGCCGCGGTCGCGCATGTCCGGCACCGGAACGGCTACGGGATCGAGCTCGCGGCCGTCGCCGGTGAAGGACCACGTGGCCGCGTCCTCGCGCGCGCGGCGCGGAAGGCACGGATGCTGGTGGTCGCCAGGCCGCGCAGCCGCGGTCCGCAGCGGCTGATGCACACGCAGGCGCACCTGACCCTGGCATCACGGGCCGGCTGCCCGGTCGTCGTCGTACCGCTGTCCTGGAAGCCGTCACTGCTGGACCGGAAGGTTGCCGTCGGCGTCGACGGTACGTCGCTGTCGGTGGAGGCGCTGGAGTTCGCGTTCGCGGCGGCGACCGTACGGGAGGGCGGGCTGATCGTCGTCCACGCCGGACTGCCGGCCGAACGCCCGTTCACCGAAGAGGATCCGGAGTGCTCGTGGATCAGCCGGGCGGAGTACATGCTGTCGGAGACGCTGGACCCGTGGACGAGCCGGTTCCCGACCGTGAAGGTGACCCGCTATCTGACCAACCGGCCACCGGCGGCGGCCCTCGTACACGAGAGCTGCGATGTCGGTCTGGTCGTCGTCGGCGCACACACCGGCCCGCTCCCGATCGACCCGGTCGCGCGCCGCTCTCTGGCCGCGATGACCTGCCCGGTCGCGATCGTGCCGCATCACCCGGACTCCGCCGAACAAGCCCGGCGGCCCGCATCCCGCCGTACCGCCGTAGCCGCTCCGTTGCGACCAGCGCCGTAG
- a CDS encoding universal stress protein — protein MVTESAELPVLVGIDGSRDGLIALTWAAAYAAVQKAPLHAVYVVDDDRHVPAAAPPDGLDDGSEVLRDALDELTRLGFRAASLEVRRGHPAQLLLELSERSQALVVGRRGMGGFAELVLGSTSQMCTALATDVPLIVVPDTWDPAAPAHGRYVIGIDGSVDGQDALRFAFELADATGAELLGVHAIEVRETYPDPNNWFDPARQPWITTADELLGQTLEGWSAKYPDVSVQSHGVVDHPVLVLAHESKEADLVVVGGLGRTAFSELRMGSVARGLLYHSHCPVAVIHHQGR, from the coding sequence ATGGTGACCGAATCCGCGGAACTACCGGTACTGGTAGGAATCGACGGGTCGCGTGACGGCCTGATCGCGCTGACCTGGGCAGCCGCGTACGCCGCCGTCCAGAAGGCGCCGCTGCATGCGGTGTACGTGGTCGACGACGATCGGCACGTACCCGCTGCCGCACCGCCGGACGGACTCGACGACGGCAGCGAGGTGCTCCGCGACGCGCTCGACGAGCTCACCCGGCTCGGGTTCCGGGCCGCGTCACTCGAGGTCCGGCGCGGGCATCCGGCGCAACTGCTGCTCGAACTCTCCGAACGCTCTCAGGCGCTGGTCGTCGGCCGGCGCGGCATGGGCGGGTTCGCCGAGCTCGTGCTCGGCTCGACCTCCCAGATGTGCACGGCGCTCGCCACCGACGTCCCGCTGATCGTCGTCCCCGACACCTGGGATCCCGCCGCGCCCGCGCACGGCCGGTACGTGATCGGCATCGACGGTTCCGTCGACGGCCAGGACGCCCTCCGGTTCGCCTTCGAATTGGCGGACGCGACCGGCGCGGAGTTGCTCGGCGTGCACGCGATCGAGGTCCGCGAGACCTACCCGGACCCGAACAACTGGTTCGACCCGGCCCGGCAGCCGTGGATCACCACCGCCGACGAACTCCTCGGTCAAACCCTCGAAGGCTGGTCCGCGAAGTATCCGGACGTCAGCGTCCAAAGTCACGGGGTCGTCGACCACCCGGTTCTTGTCCTGGCCCACGAGTCCAAGGAGGCGGACCTGGTGGTGGTCGGCGGCCTCGGCCGGACCGCGTTCTCCGAACTGCGGATGGGATCCGTCGCCCGCGGCCTCCTGTACCACTCACACTGCCCGGTCGCCGTCATCCACCACCAGGGGCGCTGA
- a CDS encoding universal stress protein — MKKYVLVGVDDTPESRLALHWAVEAAAGRGAPVRVIRAYLNEASRWPAIGVEGYVPPPMPLDRYQHELDDAVRYARDRLGYYGGSGWLANSDPSSALLLEAADAEMVVVGTTSRNKMSAAVLGSVATSVSAKAPCPVVVVRGEHRTGPVVVGTDGSPDSEEAVEFAFDAADRTGQPLEVVYCWQPQAGHLAPAESTHELLVDWLAESLMGYRDKYPAVKVRASVVEGRASTRLIALSDTASLVVVGSRGRGGVSGLLLGSVSQSLLHHADSPVAIVRRHQD; from the coding sequence ATGAAGAAGTACGTTCTCGTGGGTGTCGACGACACGCCGGAGAGCCGGCTCGCATTGCACTGGGCGGTCGAGGCGGCTGCCGGGCGGGGCGCGCCGGTTCGGGTGATTCGCGCGTACCTGAACGAAGCGAGCCGCTGGCCGGCGATCGGAGTCGAGGGTTATGTCCCGCCGCCGATGCCGCTCGACCGGTACCAGCACGAACTGGACGACGCGGTGCGGTACGCGCGGGACCGGCTCGGCTACTATGGCGGCTCCGGATGGCTGGCGAACTCCGATCCCTCGAGCGCGCTGCTGCTCGAGGCAGCCGACGCCGAAATGGTGGTCGTCGGGACTACGTCGCGGAACAAGATGTCCGCCGCCGTGCTCGGCTCGGTCGCGACGTCGGTCTCGGCCAAGGCGCCGTGCCCGGTCGTTGTCGTTCGCGGTGAGCACCGGACCGGCCCGGTGGTCGTGGGTACGGACGGATCGCCCGACTCGGAGGAGGCTGTCGAGTTCGCATTCGACGCGGCGGACCGGACCGGTCAGCCGTTGGAGGTCGTGTACTGCTGGCAGCCGCAGGCCGGCCACCTTGCGCCGGCCGAGAGTACGCATGAGCTGTTAGTGGACTGGCTCGCCGAGAGCCTAATGGGCTATCGGGACAAGTATCCGGCGGTGAAGGTCCGTGCCTCGGTCGTCGAGGGGCGGGCGAGTACGCGGCTGATCGCGCTGTCGGACACCGCGTCGCTGGTTGTCGTCGGTTCCCGCGGCCGGGGCGGCGTCTCCGGACTGCTGCTCGGATCGGTCAGCCAGAGCCTCCTGCACCACGCCGACTCGCCGGTCGCGATCGTCCGTCGGCACCAGGATTGA
- a CDS encoding ABC transporter permease subunit, translating into MTTLMFRNVFLKSLYDARRGLIGWSIAIAALVLLESALWPSIRDMPNLHQLYQSFPEELRKFFNLDAMTTGRGFLNAELFTLLLPGLFLVYGIGHGARALAGEEERGTLELLLVTPISGARVVVDKALALAVSVTTLGVVLFVATSIGSLAFGLGISVPDAAGGALAMTLLGLEFGVLALAAGALFGRRSTAVAVASAAATAAYVVYAAGLVLPRFASWQPYSPVHQAFHDGPLGAGFQVSYLWLLAGSALLVVVALPTLDGRDISTAHGS; encoded by the coding sequence ATGACCACGCTGATGTTCAGGAACGTCTTCCTGAAGTCGCTGTACGACGCGCGCCGCGGACTGATCGGCTGGTCGATCGCGATCGCTGCCCTCGTACTGCTGGAGTCCGCGCTGTGGCCGTCGATCCGTGACATGCCGAACCTGCATCAGCTGTACCAGTCGTTTCCCGAGGAGTTGCGGAAGTTCTTCAACCTGGACGCGATGACGACCGGCCGTGGGTTCCTCAACGCCGAGTTGTTCACGCTCCTGCTCCCCGGCCTGTTCCTCGTCTACGGGATCGGGCACGGTGCCCGCGCGCTGGCCGGCGAAGAGGAACGTGGCACGCTCGAACTGTTGCTCGTGACACCGATCTCCGGCGCCCGCGTCGTTGTCGACAAGGCGCTCGCACTGGCGGTGTCGGTCACCACGCTCGGCGTTGTCCTCTTCGTCGCGACCAGCATCGGCAGTCTGGCCTTCGGCCTCGGCATCTCCGTCCCGGACGCCGCGGGTGGTGCGCTCGCGATGACCCTGCTCGGCCTCGAGTTCGGTGTACTCGCGCTCGCGGCCGGCGCGCTGTTCGGCCGTCGTAGCACCGCCGTCGCGGTCGCGTCCGCGGCTGCCACCGCGGCGTACGTCGTGTACGCCGCGGGCCTCGTCCTGCCGCGCTTCGCGTCCTGGCAGCCCTACTCGCCGGTCCATCAGGCGTTCCACGACGGACCGCTCGGCGCCGGGTTCCAGGTCAGCTATCTCTGGTTGCTCGCCGGCTCGGCCCTGCTCGTGGTCGTCGCACTGCCGACTCTCGACGGCCGCGACATCTCCACCGCGCACGGCAGCTGA
- a CDS encoding ABC transporter ATP-binding protein yields MTNHETVIKTRGLTKRFGRRTALDRLDLEVPAGVIVGYLGPNGAGKTTTIRLLAGLIRPSAGSALVFGFDAADQYDTIQRRIGYLPGDFVAYPDLTGAQYLEYFARLYGGVDRNRIELLAKRFDLDLTVRIGTLSRGNRQKAGIIQAFMHEPDLLILDEPTAGLDPLMQREFRALLRETRQAGRTVFLSSHVLSEVEAVADTVAILRAGRLVTVQSVQALKDRARRRLDLTFAGSPPAGRIHAVPGVQQVTLDGHTAHVAVTGSTAELIKAVAPYDVTNVLSHEADLEAVFLDFYDDPEAP; encoded by the coding sequence GTGACGAACCACGAGACCGTCATCAAGACCCGTGGCCTGACCAAGCGCTTCGGCCGCCGTACCGCCCTCGACCGGCTCGATCTGGAGGTACCGGCGGGTGTCATCGTCGGGTATCTCGGGCCGAACGGCGCCGGCAAGACCACCACCATCAGGCTGCTCGCCGGCCTGATCCGCCCGAGTGCCGGGTCCGCGCTGGTGTTCGGCTTCGACGCCGCCGACCAGTACGACACGATCCAGCGCCGGATCGGCTACCTGCCCGGGGACTTCGTCGCCTATCCCGACCTCACCGGCGCGCAGTACCTGGAGTACTTCGCGCGCCTGTACGGCGGCGTCGACCGGAACCGGATCGAGTTGCTGGCCAAGCGTTTCGACCTCGACCTGACGGTCCGGATCGGGACGCTGTCGCGCGGCAACCGGCAGAAGGCCGGGATCATCCAGGCCTTCATGCACGAGCCGGATCTGCTGATCCTCGACGAGCCGACCGCCGGCCTCGATCCCCTGATGCAGCGGGAGTTCCGCGCGCTGCTGCGCGAGACGAGGCAGGCCGGGCGGACCGTCTTCCTCTCCTCACATGTGCTGTCCGAGGTGGAAGCAGTCGCCGACACGGTCGCGATCCTGCGCGCCGGCCGCCTGGTCACGGTCCAATCCGTGCAGGCGCTGAAGGACCGGGCTCGCCGCCGCCTCGACCTGACGTTCGCCGGCAGCCCGCCGGCCGGCCGCATCCACGCCGTACCAGGGGTTCAGCAGGTCACCCTGGACGGCCACACCGCCCACGTCGCGGTGACCGGATCGACGGCCGAGCTGATCAAGGCGGTCGCACCGTACGACGTGACCAACGTCCTCAGCCACGAAGCGGACCTCGAGGCCGTCTTCCTGGACTTCTACGACGACCCGGAGGCACCATGA
- a CDS encoding zinc-dependent alcohol dehydrogenase family protein: MKALVYNGPGQRSWREVPDPVIQDPEDAIVRVDAVTICGTDLHILKGDVPTVRPGRILGHEAVGTITAAGSGVRGVAVGDRVLISCITACGRCEYCRQGRYGQCLGGGGWILGHRIDGTQAEQVRVPFADRSVYKLPDNVGNEEAVLLADILPTAYEVGVLNGKVKPGDTVVIVGAGPIGLAALATSKLFTPSRVIVVDSADSRRKAALERGADLALGPDEDVPAQVRELTGELGADVAIEAVGVPATFELCTRLVRPGGTVANVGVHGAPATLHLEDLWIKNVTITTGLVDTFSTPRLLSMLAAGRLQLPGLITHRFGLDEMQDAYDVFADPATTGALKVALFGEQGLE, translated from the coding sequence ATGAAGGCATTGGTCTACAACGGTCCCGGGCAGCGGAGCTGGCGCGAGGTACCGGACCCGGTGATCCAGGACCCGGAGGACGCGATCGTCCGCGTCGACGCGGTGACGATCTGCGGTACCGATCTGCACATCCTGAAAGGCGACGTGCCGACGGTGCGGCCGGGCCGGATCCTCGGGCACGAGGCGGTCGGCACGATCACGGCCGCCGGCAGCGGGGTCCGCGGTGTCGCGGTCGGTGATCGGGTGCTGATCTCGTGCATCACCGCCTGCGGCCGGTGCGAGTACTGCCGGCAAGGACGCTACGGCCAGTGCCTCGGCGGAGGCGGCTGGATCCTCGGCCACCGCATCGACGGTACGCAGGCCGAGCAGGTCCGCGTACCGTTCGCGGACCGGTCGGTGTACAAGCTGCCGGACAATGTCGGCAACGAGGAGGCCGTGCTGCTCGCCGACATCCTGCCGACGGCGTACGAGGTGGGAGTACTGAACGGCAAGGTCAAGCCCGGCGACACCGTGGTGATCGTCGGCGCGGGTCCGATCGGGCTCGCCGCCTTGGCGACCAGCAAGCTCTTCACGCCGTCACGAGTGATCGTCGTCGACTCTGCGGACTCGCGCCGGAAGGCGGCGCTGGAACGCGGCGCGGATCTCGCGCTCGGGCCGGACGAGGACGTGCCGGCGCAGGTCCGGGAGCTGACGGGTGAGCTCGGCGCGGACGTGGCGATCGAGGCGGTCGGGGTACCGGCAACGTTCGAGCTGTGTACGCGACTGGTCCGCCCGGGCGGCACGGTCGCGAACGTCGGCGTGCACGGCGCGCCCGCCACGCTGCACCTCGAGGACCTGTGGATCAAGAACGTGACCATCACGACCGGCCTGGTCGACACCTTCTCGACGCCGCGGCTGCTGTCCATGCTGGCCGCCGGCCGGCTGCAGCTGCCGGGCCTGATCACCCACCGCTTCGGCCTCGACGAGATGCAGGACGCGTACGACGTCTTCGCCGACCCGGCCACTACCGGAGCCCTGAAGGTCGCCCTGTTCGGCGAGCAGGGGCTCGAGTAG